aaatgcaccttttttttttaatgttgtgataCTTTTCACCAGTGAATTCAGCTTAACTGAAAACCATAATTGTGATTCTACTTTGATTAACTGGCATGTGCTGTACTTTGACAGCAGGATGTATATTTTGTAACCAAGGCTTGTTCCAGTTTAATGAAGCGGTCATAATGACTCCTTGCAGGTACATGTGCTCCCTGTCGTTCTTCCACTACTCCGAATACCTGGTTACAGCCGTCATCAACCCCCGTAGTCTGTCGCTGGACTCGTTCCTCCTCAACCACAGTGTGGAGTATACCCTAGCTGCTGTCTCCTCATGGGTGGAGTTCACTGTTGAAAAGCTGACACTTCCAGGTTGGTTGTCCTCACCATGCCCACTCTCAGTCCActtaaccccttgacgcctatTGTTGCAAATTTGCAACGCACCACTTTCATCCAGACTGCAGCCGAGATggcgtatccattcccccaattcCAGTTTGTGCACATTCAGTACGTACCTAGGAACTTTTTGAAAGCAGCGGTTTGTCTTAGGACCGGTTGGAGTGGGacctaaaatattatatatctgttgttattattaatattattatgtaTCTGTTCTATCTGTAATAGATAAATTAAGTCTCCACttaatttagcatcagctggaaatcaAAAGCACACAATTGTTTTTGatataattgtaaataaattcaggtgtcAAGGGGTTAAAACTGGTAACTGCCTTTCAGTATTCCATTAGTGGTGTAGTGTAGCTCATGCTGAAGACAAGACATGTCAGGCTGAAGGTACAAAAATGGTAAAGTCACATGGGGAGTCTGTGTGAAATTCATGTTCTAGTTGCCACCCAGTCGTCTATGAGAAAAGCTGCTGCTCCCCATATTTAACAAAATCTCAGCTAAAGGTTTTCTGGTCTTCTAAGTGCAAAGCCGAATGGTTTGTGCTGCTTCCTCTTCATCTCACCCATTCTCTTGGTTCTGTATCTGTGTtattgtctgtgctgttttcactGATTAGAAGTTGGCATGGCTTTGCTGTTGCACGTGTATGTTTGCACTGGTCAGaattttaaaacacaattttaagtATTGATGTGGTGTTTATTTTGCCAGATAGGTTcagtttttattacatgtaatCAGACCACTTACAGAAACGAAATCTCCTATTGAGCCcttattttcttttaacataTGAAGGAGCCCCACGttataaatgactaaaactaaCGCTCCACTTAGATCTACCATCACCTCCATGAACTGAGAAGTGACACATTAGCTCATATTGACAGCCCAGTGAATTTCAAAACCTTCGGCCTGAAAATGATTTAAGCAACAGAAGATATGAAGTATTGATTATGCGTCCGACACACTGGTGTAACAGCTTTAGCCTACAGACTTAACAACTTGTATTTCATGAATTTCCTGCTCTAGTGGATTTTCTTCCCTTAACAACTCTGAGTACAGAGACCTCATTAGCATTCACcttaaaaacatctgaaacaatCGGCTACTAATTATGGTTGTATGGTTGGTGTCAGGAGATGAAAAAGGCAAAAGTGATGCAGCTCTCTTCCCATTGGTTTGCAGATGTGGAACCAGGTCCACCGTCTGCTCATAGGGTCAATATTAGCCTAGTTGTAACATCATGTAATAAATAGTCCAGAATCATGTGTTAATGCTCTTTGGTTGACTGTCTTTGGGTTCACCAGTGTGTCATCagtgttctctctctctctctctctctctctctcagagctgaagcagctgaacTGGTTGAGCTTCGTGGGTCTCCTCATGGTGCTGTGTGGGGAGGGCCTGCGGAAGGCAGCCATGCTGACGGCCGGCTCCAACTTCAACCACATCGTCCAGAATGAGAAGGCCCAGAGCCACGTGCTGGTCACCAGTGGGGTCTACTCCTACTTCAGACACCCCTCCTATGTGGGCTGGTTCTACTGGAGCATAGGAACACAGGTTAGCTACGACTGCACCGCTTAACCTCAAGCTCAGCTCATTCATGCTTTTCAGGTTATGTTATTACTCAGATAAACCTTTTAATTGTAATGGCAGTAGGGATTCCTGCCACTATGACCAGATAGATGATCagttcctttttgtttttaagtcaaATGACATTTTGGAGAAGCTGTAATTTCCCCAACAATGTGTAGAGTTCCAACAGTCCAAATGAGGTGAAATAAGAGCAGAATTCTGCTTGACTAAAATGTTACTCCTCTTGGACAACTTCTTGAGCTGCAGAAAATAAGACGTGACGACTGAGTTTATATCCTCGATCAAGCTGAGGTTGTTTTCAAAGATGACACCAAGACAGAGAACCCAAACCTTTTGAAGTAAAGCATTAGCTGTGCCTGGGCCAGTAACAGTCCCCACAGTCTTCTCAATATTTTGCTGCAGGAAGTTCAGAGCCATCTAGCaagctgtttaaaatgttctggAATTAAAAGAAAGATGGAGCTGACTACATGCATAGGTGTGATGGCTCACATTATGACCTTCGTTTCTTTAATATCATTGTTCTATAATTGGGCGTCAAGGTTAATTTCGTGCaatttgttgtttaaaataaaagccagcgaACTAGGACAAGAATGGACCACAGTAACAAAGATTTGATTCCTATTCAAATAAGCAGTTTGGCTTATACACTAAGCTGGAAATGGAGGCTCcctcctgctgtttctctgtctgaACACAGATAATCAAGCAATAATAAACGTATGCATTGATGAACAGCTAACTCTAAATGTCAATGACTTAAATAGAAAGAACTAACTCATGACTGACCTGGACTCCTGGACTGCCTGTCTGTCAGATGTCCCATTTGGAATGCTTTGtactgaaatatgacaaaaatctaCAAGTACTAAAAGTTATGAGCAAAAATATGTTGGTGTTCAAAAAACTGACAGATGAATTACAGTGGCAGTTTTCTTCTCTGTGCTTGTAAAGAGACATGTCCTGCATGTAGTTTTGTTTGCTGATCAGACtgttggctgctgcaggtcatGCTGTGTAACCCGGTGTGTATACTGGGATACACGATAGCCAGCTGGCGGTTCTTCCGGGAGCggatagaggaggaggagctttcCCTGATCCATTTCTTTGCTGAGGACTATGTGGAGTACAAGAAGAAGGTTCCCACTGGACTGCCCTTCATCTCAGGCATCCGTGTCAACTAGTTTCAGGGGCTAAATGCTGGACCTACCAGACTTAAAGCACTAAAGCAGGTCAGACCTGATGGGCGTGTGTTGTCTGCCATGACAGCCACCCCCTGAGATGAAACCCTGCAGCTGGCTTGCAGCCTGTAGCTCACAGAGACTGTGACAGCGAGGACGGAGGCAGGCAGCTGGGCTGTTGTTTTCCCAGCAAGCTCCAAAATCCAGTTAAAAACCAGACAACCTCCATTGTACTACATGTATTTCTACACTCAGTCCATCTGTCTCACTTGTTTCAGTCTACATGCTTTGATCATGCTAAGTGTTTTCACTCTTCACCTGTTTTAAAGAATGATACTGCACTGTTCCTCTTGGGGTCAGACTTCAGCAGAGTGCAGCGACCATTCTCTGATGTTTTAGTGGCAAATGTTTGGAGATGTTTGAATCTCACAGGAAATCAACTAGGTTCAGAAGGGTTATTGGAGTTTACATTTGCACTAGTGATAGTTACTGTTTACTATCTTCAGTGTAGTTTAAATCCACAGTAAACCATAAAGCTAGGGATGGACCATGTTGATACAGTATGTAATATCTGATATGCTGATATTTTCCAGCTCACTTTGGCCATTTTCAATATATGCACATAATTGTTCCATTTAATTGGAGAGTACACCAAGTCTCTCTCATGTAGTGGAATTAACATATTATACGAGGGTACTTCAGAAAGTTCCTGGCATCACCTGGAAACAAGGGGCATAACTACTGTTTTGAGTCATAACTGTAAACTATATATCCATGTTCACAACAACTCAGAAGGTTTaaagcaatcaaagaaaaaaggagaggaaggCATTGAGCTGGAGTGTTTTTGCTGCCGGGTAATGCTCACATCCACACAGCACAGGTGGTAGAAGCAGCCAAATGGGACTTGAAACTGTTGCCTCATGCACCTTACTCACCTGATGTCAAGAAGTCAGACAGTGCCACCTGTGCTGTGGGAAGGGCCTCATTGTCCCGCAGAGCTGCACTCCACCTCCAAGCTTTCCTCTTTTTGCAAAGTTTCTGTGGACAGTAATATATGATTGTTTTTGTAGTATCCTCTTAGTTATTCTTATGGTGATGACCCACTGGCAGGTTCACACATAAAATAATGCTTTTCAAATGTACACATTTATCTGGTAAAATAATTTAGCTTAAATgtaaaagtgacattttcagaTAAACTGCAAACCTgacagctgttttctgtctgtcagtgctGAGATTCAGAGCCTCCATTGGCTGACACTGATGATGATTAACATCCTTTACCCCTACTAGCAAATACTTGAAGGTTTACTCCACTAAAAAAACCCGTCCGTGGACATGAGGTGAGCTAGCTCCAAATGATACTCGGTACCATTAGGTCTGGTGGGGCTTGTTCTATTGCCCAGCTCCAAATCTGTGTATGTCATCACCATGAGGCCAGGGGAGGATATAAAATGTGCAGGATTTACACCATGTCTTCATGTCACCACCTTACAGCTCCAACACTCCACCACAAGTTGTGTGTCAGGACTCAGGCTTGATTTTAACAGTTCAAGCAATGGCTCATAGCAATGCAAAGACGTTCAGTAGGATGATCCTGTAAACGACACTGATCTCTCTAACATGAGATGATCCAGTGTGTTGAAGCAAGAGGAAAGAGGACAGTTGGGGACATTTCCTAAGTAGGAGTTTACCctcaaaataattatttaccagatttttattaaaaggGAACATTATAACATTGTGACCATTCCTTGTTTTGCTTTACTGGGGGGACACTTTTAATTGGCATGTGGTAACCTGAGTAGTAAAGTACAAGGACACTGTTCACTTGTACATCTATTTCTCCTTGGTGGAGCTTCTAATCAGTAGACACTTCTGCTTTTTAATACATTCCTTGGGTCTCTGGAGTTTTCTTTGTCCACCACAAGAGATACCAATCAGTTATTTTAGTTTTCAATTTGACCAATGACCCAGTCTACTAAATGCTGAATTAATATTGGaattaatttatgtttttgggTTGAGGAGTGCTTATGGTCTGGTTTTTAAAGTGAAACGCATGTAGCATATCTGTTAAGTGCACTGAATAGTTGAGATATTGAAACAGCTGTATGCAAGTGACCGGTGCAGCAGGCAGGATTTTCGATAAGCTGCACATCCTTTCAGACTGTTTCTTCACAACGCGGGTTGTGTCAACACCACTTGTGTGAAATTAAATTGAGGAAGTTCATTAAagtgttgtgtctttattgttttcattatgcagaggggatttttttttttaaagatgtcatGTATGGTGAGATGAACAAAGTGGACATAATGCATTGGGCTTCATGGGGAAGACGTAATGGATTTACAGTAATCCTCATAAAAGGTAGCCATTAGCAGTGTCTGAAATCCCAAGGATGACTGTCAATTTTACCAAAGTATTGAAATAAGTGTCATTAAAAActgatgtttaaaatgtcacagtatagcatgtcactctaaaatgtCATAGAAAAGCCTTTAGTCCACAAAACGTTCTTTaccggctgtctgaagtaggtgaggagcaacacaaaaacagtccaaacgctggtttccagagggttagatgaatatttatttgaaagagtaagtttaaaacaacacaacatgtgagggggttaaaagcaaatgggtgttagtaaaattaaaataaacagaactaaaagtgaacttcatgttgacattgatgggcattccaaccaggaacaaagtaaaagaccatcagtatgaaaaaaaaacaacttcctgttcacttcttaaaacccaaaaacacaccgcagtagcacgataaacaaaaaactaccaatgggttccctgttttcctttctgaacaatatctccccacacatccaccaaccactggaacacatctccaaagttctgctgaagctcagcttccgctcagaagaagtgccgtcagatgaaggagccttttgagaggcagctggcatcgtgattggactgtactttggtctatttcaatccagcttcagctacagagacggcaggcgggacgagtcaatggaggccgggtggacgaaggcatgcagctgagtacaatccagaaaacagaggaggagagcagcggCCCAggaccagaacaaacagagtagcagagtatgtctctgagaaaacatcatagtattgcctttggtatgaaaaaaacaccatcatatacatcatatattgtacaaataagtcAAAcgaaagagacatacattgtagaattgtagtaattgtgggctgacggatttactgattatcagtattttagtttttactgatttacggtaataaatcaatttaaaaatggcgctgctttggctctgaacctttatctagctgtggtcgctctgtcttctggagtgatttgattggttatacgtcacgaataaaactcctttaacttaacatctgtaaacaaaacaaaacgtatcaacaaagttttctgttagagtttgtgttcttctaactttaactccaagattttaaatactttaatttactgcaaatgaatatctcctccaaatgtttCACTAATAATCactatcagccttaaaaacccacaaaacttTACACAATGGAGAAGTTTGGATTTGGTCAGGGGTTTATTTCTTGGGTAAAACttctttattcatccccaacgGCTTCGGTTAGAATGAACAATACACGATCAgaatatttttctttgcatcGCTCTACCTGTCAGGGCTGCCCTTTAAGTCCTCTTCTGTTCACTATAGCTATCGAGCCACTTGCTGTGACTCTGTGCTCAGACCCCCGTATAACTAGTGTTACCAGGAATGGCTTTGAACAGAAAGTCTCACTTTATGCAGATGATTTGTTGTTATATCTCTCTTAATTTATCTGTTCGGTTCTTGTCACTCTTGATATTCTTAATTCTTTTGGCTGTATCTCAGGGTATAAACTCAACTTGAACAAGAGCGAGTTGTTTCCTCTAAATGACGCAGCTCGTAATGTT
The window above is part of the Acanthochromis polyacanthus isolate Apoly-LR-REF ecotype Palm Island chromosome 6, KAUST_Apoly_ChrSc, whole genome shotgun sequence genome. Proteins encoded here:
- the icmt gene encoding protein-S-isoprenylcysteine O-methyltransferase, which translates into the protein MAGSKFVLEGRVSIKSFILGLSVVVIPLIRTWFGRFDWVFDYLTETPGKIAICVHIAVVNGLLLIIYRGPLYKVAVRACFLGVTFGCGLIISFSQTTWTHFGWYMCSLSFFHYSEYLVTAVINPRSLSLDSFLLNHSVEYTLAAVSSWVEFTVEKLTLPELKQLNWLSFVGLLMVLCGEGLRKAAMLTAGSNFNHIVQNEKAQSHVLVTSGVYSYFRHPSYVGWFYWSIGTQVMLCNPVCILGYTIASWRFFRERIEEEELSLIHFFAEDYVEYKKKVPTGLPFISGIRVN